In Dermatophilus congolensis, a genomic segment contains:
- a CDS encoding aspartate kinase, translated as MSLVVQKYGGSSVADAESVKRVARRIVETKRAGNDVCVVVSAMGDTTDDLMDLAQEVTPLPPARELDMLLTAGERISMAVLAMAIEALGHSAQSFTGSQAGVITDEVHGRASIIDVTPGRIQSALAEGHIAIVAGFQGVSQTTKNITTLGRGGSDTTAVALAAALGADVCEIYSDVDGVFTADPRIVPKARRLERVSTEEMMEMAASGAKILMLRCVEYARRFNVPIHVRSSFSHKTGTIITDEPRGGDAVEEPLITGVAHDRGQAKVTITAVPDIPGKAASIFQVVSEAQGNIDMIVQNVSTSKAGTTDISFTLPMADGDRTVQALDQVREQIGFENIFYDDQIGKLSLVGEGMRSHPGVSATLFAALASAGINIEMISTSEIRVSVVTRDDQLDEAVRAVHSAFGLDDEQVQAVVYGGTGR; from the coding sequence ATGAGTTTGGTGGTGCAGAAGTACGGCGGTTCGTCGGTGGCGGATGCTGAGAGTGTTAAGCGTGTTGCGCGGCGGATTGTGGAGACTAAGCGCGCAGGCAACGATGTGTGTGTTGTCGTCTCGGCGATGGGGGACACGACGGATGATTTGATGGATCTTGCGCAGGAGGTGACTCCGCTTCCTCCGGCGCGTGAGCTGGATATGTTGCTGACTGCGGGTGAGCGCATTTCGATGGCTGTGTTGGCGATGGCTATTGAGGCGTTGGGGCATTCGGCGCAGTCGTTTACGGGATCGCAGGCTGGTGTGATCACGGATGAGGTGCATGGTCGGGCGAGCATTATTGATGTGACCCCTGGCCGGATTCAGTCGGCGTTGGCTGAGGGCCATATCGCGATTGTGGCTGGTTTCCAGGGAGTTTCGCAGACGACGAAGAACATCACGACGTTGGGTCGGGGTGGTTCGGATACGACGGCGGTGGCTTTGGCTGCGGCGTTGGGTGCGGACGTGTGCGAGATCTATTCGGATGTTGATGGTGTTTTCACGGCTGATCCGCGGATTGTGCCGAAGGCGCGTCGTCTCGAGCGTGTCTCCACAGAGGAGATGATGGAGATGGCGGCTTCTGGCGCGAAGATTCTCATGTTGCGTTGTGTGGAGTACGCGCGTCGTTTCAATGTTCCGATTCACGTTCGCTCGTCGTTCTCGCATAAGACGGGCACCATCATCACTGACGAGCCTCGAGGAGGAGACGCTGTGGAGGAGCCGTTGATTACGGGGGTGGCGCATGATCGTGGCCAGGCAAAGGTCACGATTACTGCGGTGCCGGATATTCCTGGGAAGGCTGCGAGTATTTTCCAGGTGGTTTCGGAGGCGCAGGGCAACATCGACATGATTGTGCAGAATGTGTCTACGTCGAAGGCTGGTACGACGGATATTTCGTTCACGTTGCCGATGGCTGATGGTGACCGGACTGTTCAGGCTCTGGATCAAGTGCGTGAGCAGATCGGCTTTGAGAACATTTTTTACGACGACCAGATTGGTAAGTTGTCGCTGGTGGGTGAGGGTATGCGTTCTCACCCGGGTGTTTCTGCAACCTTGTTTGCTGCGTTGGCTTCGGCTGGGATCAACATTGAGATGATTTCGACCTCGGAGATCCGTGTTTCGGTGGTGACACGGGATGATCAGTTGGATGAGGCTGTGCGTGCTGTGCATTCAGCGTTTGGTCTCGATGATGAGCAGGTTCAGGCGGTCGTGTACGGCGGTACTGGTCGCTGA
- a CDS encoding potassium transporter Kup, which translates to MTPCSSEHHRERGHHAPQTRRNRSPERSRRRLRRHRPSPLYALQTVFSTDHNAVAATTEDVYGVLSLVVWSITIVVSIKYIALVMRADNNGEGGILTLTALLRRIYRNPRHIYTATLLGILGAALFYGDSLITPAISVMSAVEGLAIIDPTAETLVVPLSLIILTILFALQHKGTHAVGKAFGPVMMLWFLTIAALGIPHIFTHPAVLQGLSPTWAIYFALDRPAVAFIALGAAVLTITGAEALYADMGHFGAPPIRKAWFFIVFPCLLLNYLGQCALILTNPAAIDSPFFHLVPTPLLIPVVILATAATVIASQAVISGAFSVSQQALNLGLLPHFAIRHTSREEGGQIYVPIINTTLAIGVAILILSFRSSAALANAYGLAVTGTLILTTVLFTMLAHRCWNWPAWVIAPITTLIGSLELLYFAANLTKIIHGGWLPIVIATIILIIMTTWMRGAYLANKRRASLETNLLTWLEKISDKGIPRVPGQAIYLHHNLETVPLALKENLRFNHVLHENIAIVTVETTNIPHVRHNDRVTVTDIGTEDDGIVTIRIRLGFNDSRDVPHNLAWSAGKDPHFTYDADEARYFLSVLHIHPDHNYNKLTRIRRGLFIFLNRNAGSRAEAFHLPPHRTAILGGSMYL; encoded by the coding sequence GTGACACCATGCAGCAGTGAACACCACAGAGAACGAGGACACCACGCCCCACAAACACGGCGTAACCGTTCTCCTGAGCGCTCTCGGCGTCGTCTTCGGCGACATCGGCCAAGCCCCCTCTACGCCCTCCAAACAGTCTTCTCCACAGACCACAACGCTGTCGCAGCCACCACCGAAGACGTTTACGGAGTGCTTTCCCTCGTAGTGTGGTCCATCACCATCGTGGTGTCCATCAAATACATCGCACTAGTCATGCGCGCCGACAACAACGGCGAAGGCGGCATCCTCACCCTCACCGCGCTCCTACGCAGGATCTACCGCAACCCCCGACACATCTACACCGCCACCCTGCTAGGCATCCTCGGCGCCGCACTCTTCTACGGCGACTCCCTCATCACACCCGCCATCTCCGTCATGAGCGCCGTCGAAGGACTCGCCATCATCGACCCCACCGCCGAAACCCTCGTAGTCCCCCTGTCCCTGATCATCCTCACCATCCTCTTCGCCCTACAACACAAAGGCACCCACGCCGTCGGCAAAGCCTTCGGACCAGTCATGATGCTCTGGTTCCTCACCATCGCCGCCCTCGGAATCCCCCACATCTTCACCCACCCAGCCGTCCTACAAGGCCTCTCCCCCACCTGGGCAATCTACTTCGCCCTCGACCGCCCCGCCGTCGCCTTCATCGCCCTCGGCGCAGCAGTCCTCACCATCACCGGCGCCGAAGCCCTCTACGCCGACATGGGCCACTTCGGCGCACCCCCAATCCGCAAAGCCTGGTTCTTCATCGTCTTTCCCTGCCTCCTACTCAACTACCTCGGCCAATGCGCCCTCATCCTCACTAACCCCGCCGCCATCGACTCCCCCTTCTTCCACCTTGTCCCGACCCCACTGCTCATCCCCGTAGTCATCCTCGCCACCGCAGCCACCGTCATCGCATCCCAAGCCGTCATCTCCGGAGCCTTCTCCGTATCACAACAAGCCCTCAACCTCGGCCTCCTACCCCACTTCGCCATCCGCCACACCTCCCGAGAAGAAGGCGGACAAATCTACGTACCCATCATCAACACCACCCTGGCCATCGGCGTAGCCATCCTCATCCTCAGCTTCCGCAGCTCCGCAGCCCTCGCCAACGCCTACGGCCTAGCCGTCACCGGAACCCTTATCCTCACCACCGTCCTATTCACCATGCTCGCCCACCGCTGCTGGAACTGGCCCGCCTGGGTCATCGCCCCCATCACGACACTCATCGGCAGCCTGGAACTGCTCTACTTCGCCGCCAACCTCACCAAAATCATCCACGGCGGCTGGCTACCCATCGTCATCGCCACCATCATCCTCATCATCATGACCACCTGGATGCGCGGCGCCTACCTGGCCAACAAGCGCAGAGCCAGCCTCGAAACCAATCTCCTGACCTGGCTGGAAAAAATTTCCGACAAAGGCATCCCCCGCGTCCCAGGACAAGCGATCTACCTACACCACAACCTCGAAACCGTCCCCCTCGCCCTCAAAGAAAATCTCCGCTTCAACCACGTCCTTCACGAAAACATCGCCATCGTCACCGTCGAAACCACCAACATCCCTCACGTACGCCACAACGACCGGGTCACCGTGACCGACATCGGCACCGAAGACGATGGCATCGTGACCATACGCATCCGCCTAGGCTTCAACGACTCCCGCGATGTGCCCCACAACCTCGCCTGGAGCGCGGGCAAAGACCCCCACTTCACCTACGACGCCGACGAAGCCCGCTACTTCCTCTCCGTACTGCACATTCACCCCGACCACAACTACAACAAACTCACCCGCATCCGCCGCGGCCTGTTCATCTTTCTCAACCGCAACGCAGGCAGCCGCGCTGAAGCCTTCCACCTACCACCCCATCGCACCGCAATCCTTGGCGGATCCATGTACCTATAG
- a CDS encoding SLC13 family permease produces MFTHTVIPVVERVAPVVAFLVTVTVLADVAQRVGVFDVAARWIAGWGRGRTFLLWWLFSVFAVVTTVFLSLDTTAVLLTPVALALARQVGVPVRPFVVTTLWVANTGSLLLPVSNLTNLMAVDRFARWGLGHGDYVALALWPGCVAIVVTLVCVVVMYPALVSGRYGVVPAGEGCDRVLLLVGFVVCGAVGPAFAVGVEPWLVSSVGVVVLVGAVLVRDAGLLRGVGVPWGMALGFVVLSVLVGWFEGVGGLGWLGGVLGSAEGVGGLLRVAGVTALLANVVNNLPAYLAVEGVVPGDAVGLMAVLVGANVGPLVTPWGSLATLLWLQRCSAAGVKWNVWRLGGAGVVCAGCAVVAATVVLGVVG; encoded by the coding sequence GTGTTTACTCACACTGTTATTCCTGTTGTTGAGCGGGTTGCTCCGGTTGTCGCTTTCCTTGTGACGGTCACTGTCTTGGCTGATGTGGCTCAGCGTGTGGGTGTTTTTGATGTTGCTGCTCGCTGGATTGCGGGGTGGGGGCGGGGTCGTACGTTTCTTTTGTGGTGGTTGTTTTCTGTTTTTGCTGTCGTTACTACTGTTTTTCTTTCTCTTGATACGACGGCTGTGTTGTTGACGCCGGTGGCGCTTGCGTTGGCTAGGCAGGTGGGTGTGCCGGTGCGGCCGTTTGTGGTGACGACGTTATGGGTTGCCAATACGGGGTCGTTGTTGTTGCCGGTGTCGAATTTGACGAATCTTATGGCGGTGGATCGTTTTGCCCGGTGGGGGTTGGGGCATGGGGATTATGTGGCGTTGGCGTTATGGCCCGGGTGTGTGGCGATTGTGGTGACGTTGGTGTGTGTGGTTGTGATGTATCCGGCGCTGGTGTCGGGCAGGTATGGGGTGGTGCCTGCTGGTGAGGGGTGTGATCGGGTTTTGTTGCTGGTGGGGTTTGTGGTGTGTGGGGCAGTGGGGCCTGCGTTTGCGGTGGGGGTGGAGCCGTGGTTGGTCTCGTCGGTGGGTGTTGTGGTGTTGGTGGGTGCGGTGTTGGTGCGGGATGCGGGGTTGTTGCGTGGGGTGGGGGTGCCGTGGGGGATGGCGTTGGGGTTTGTGGTGTTGTCGGTGCTGGTTGGTTGGTTTGAGGGTGTGGGTGGTTTGGGTTGGTTGGGTGGGGTTTTGGGGTCTGCAGAGGGTGTGGGTGGGTTGTTGCGGGTGGCTGGTGTGACGGCGTTGTTGGCGAATGTGGTGAACAATTTGCCTGCGTATTTGGCGGTGGAGGGGGTGGTTCCGGGTGATGCGGTGGGGTTGATGGCGGTGTTGGTGGGGGCGAATGTGGGGCCGTTGGTGACGCCGTGGGGGTCGTTGGCGACGTTGTTGTGGCTGCAGCGGTGTTCGGCTGCGGGAGTGAAGTGGAATGTGTGGCGGTTGGGGGGTGCTGGGGTGGTGTGTGCGGGGTGCGCGGTTGTTGCGGCGACGGTGGTGTTGGGTGTGGTGGGGTGA
- a CDS encoding thermonuclease family protein, which produces MKANNTHLLCTTTALLSLAFLSACKINPIASAASSTDHLAHVTGITDGNIIKVDLDGTTEHIRLIGISTPPGTSCYTQEATNRIRRFIEATAVRLEADPTYSNRDPQGHLLRHIFTSDGTNVAQNLINDGYVHATTTKPPYRYQPAYTAAQKEAQKAQRGLWAACTTTPNQPK; this is translated from the coding sequence GTGAAGGCGAACAACACACATCTCCTCTGCACTACCACCGCGCTCCTAAGCCTCGCCTTCCTCAGCGCCTGCAAAATCAACCCCATCGCTTCAGCCGCATCCAGCACCGACCACCTCGCCCACGTCACCGGCATCACCGACGGCAACATCATCAAAGTTGACCTCGACGGCACCACCGAACACATCCGTCTCATCGGAATCAGCACTCCCCCAGGCACTAGCTGCTACACCCAAGAAGCCACCAACCGCATACGCCGATTCATCGAAGCCACCGCCGTACGCCTCGAGGCAGACCCCACCTACAGCAACCGCGACCCCCAAGGCCACCTATTACGCCACATATTCACCTCAGACGGAACCAACGTCGCCCAAAACCTCATCAACGACGGATACGTCCACGCCACCACCACCAAACCCCCATACCGCTACCAACCCGCCTACACCGCAGCCCAAAAAGAAGCCCAAAAAGCACAACGCGGCCTCTGGGCCGCCTGCACCACCACACCCAACCAACCCAAATAA